A single window of Huiozyma naganishii CBS 8797 chromosome 10, complete genome DNA harbors:
- the CEF1 gene encoding Cef1p (similar to Saccharomyces cerevisiae CEF1 (YMR213W); ancestral locus Anc_8.728), which yields MPPVPVYVKGGAWSNLEDQILTAAVQKYGPHQWSKIASLLQKKSARQCDIRWNEYLKPSLNLSEFSRAEDRMLLDLARRLPNQWRTIAEKLGRTAQSSIERYNALMAEPQDLGPEGALNRVQATPLDFKVGDLNPVADTQAAIPDKDDLDDDERAMLAEAKARLLSTQGKKATRKVKERLLEESKQIAKLQHDRELKQAGRAAKIKQGKKKRYATEIDYNADIPYQQNPLPGIYDIREETERTLRELAKFESNVDKRGLKEKASYKESPDRAAKPRKDTKGTDDAKPPLSTSELKPTLPPTLVLSPPGGHKGNGPGDEQSITLYRQQIIQNQSLGSVLNKSDDVAAGDTTTVPFAVELDTRRKHDEFATMVRKRQIAQLFEMLPPPLNDFEIELESDDSGEEQESEDDDGNNNTSDERRQEVTAPLTTRAILALPCLLHEGLPAPPAIERPLNEYDRTYNELLLTSLEQNDYEVDTKLLAYFDTVEQRIRSLNGSSNPEEHQQRLLGPLHTTTATTREQLVSSIRAKQKNIAELQAELNYVTPLIQQNKALSQQLCGDLLPHWRKLRQEYSVQYRLYMQETRGRKKPRTN from the coding sequence ATGCCTCCAGTGCCAGTGTACGTGAAGGGCGGTGCTTGGTCCAACCTAGAGGACCAGATTCTCACAGCAGCGGTGCAAAAGTATGGCCCACATCAATGGAGCAAGATTGCTTCACTGCTGCAGAAGAAGTCCGCACGGCAGTGTGATATTCGGTGGAACGAGTACCTCAAGCCGTCTTTGAATCTGTCCGAGTTCTCCAGGGCTGAGGATCGCATGCTGTTGGACTTGGCGAGGCGATTGCCCAACCAGTGGAGAACTATAGCCGAGAAGCTCGGTAGGACTGCACAGTCTTCTATTGAAAGATACAATGCATTGATGGCGGAGCCGCAGGATCTGGGCCCAGAAGGTGCGCTTAACAGAGTGCAGGCGACACCGTTGGACTTCAAAGTTGGGGACTTGAACCCGGTGGCAGATACCCAGGCGGCCATACCGGACAAAGATGATttggacgacgacgagagAGCGATGCTGGCGGAGGCGAAGGCGCGGCTGCTGAGCACACAGGGGAAGAAGGCCACGCGGAAGGTCAAGGAGAGGTTGTTGGAAGAGTCGAAGCAGATTGCGAAGTTGCAGCATGATCGAGAGTTGAAGCAGGCTGGTAGGGCGGCCAAGATAAAGcagggcaagaagaagcggTACGCGACAGAGATAGACTACAATGCAGACATACCGTACCAGCAGAACCCTTTACCAGGTATATATGACATAAGAGAGGAAACTGAGAGAACCTTGCGGGAACTGGCTAAATTTGAGAGTAATGTAGATAAAAGAGGACTGAAGGAGAAGGCTTCATATAAGGAGTCACCGGACAGGGCAGCCAAACCCAGGAAGGACACTAAGGGTACGGATGATGCGAAACCGCCGTTGTCGACTAGTGAATTAAAACCAACACTACCACCAACGTTGGTTTTATCTCCACCAGGCGGCCACAAAGGCAATGGACCAGGCGATGAGCAAAGTATAACGCTTTATAGACAGCAGATCATACAGAATCAGTCCCTCGGTTCCGTACTGAACAAGTCAGATGATGTAGCGGCGGGAGACACAACTACGGTACCCTTTGCAGTAGAACTCGATACGAGACGCAAGCATGACGAGTTTGCTACGATGGTTAGGAAACGACAGATTGCCCAACTGTTCGAGATGCTCCCCCCCCCATTAAACGATTTTGAGATCGAGTTAGAAAGCGACGACTCTGGCGAGGAACAGGAGAGTGAGGACGATGACGGCAATAATAATACCTCGGATGAGAGGCGACAGGAGGTCACTGCGCCTCTTACAACGCGCGCCATCTTAGCACTCCCCTGTCTCCTCCACGAGGGTCTCCCTGCCCCGCCGGCCATCGAACGTCCCCTGAACGAGTACGACAGGACCTACAACGAGTTACTCCTTACATCCTTAGAACAGAACGATTACGAGGTGGACACCAAGTTACTCGCATATTTCGACACAGTGGAACAAAGAATACGAAGTTTGAACGGATCAAGTAACCCAGAGGAGCATCAGCAGCGTCTCCTGGGACCCCTACACACTACCACTGCAACGACACGAGAACAGCTCGTGTCCTCGATCCGTGcgaaacaaaagaatattGCTGAGTTACAGGCAGAGTTAAACTACGTCACGCCACTGATACAACAGAACAAGGCACTATCGCAACAACTATGTGGGGACCTACTCCCACACTGGCGGAAACTCCGCCAGGAGTACTCCGTTCAGTATCGCCTCTACATGCAAGAAACCCGAGGCCGAAAGAAGCCAAGGACGAACTAA
- the DML1 gene encoding Dml1p (similar to Saccharomyces cerevisiae DML1 (YMR211W); ancestral locus Anc_8.724): protein MHEIVTVSVSHRANHLTTQFFNGQEQALYAEDPLRQVDKEVVLNGSVDRIARTVSYTPRALLWEALNGFGALGTHQYDADPVDYFDEQGGARLTAGQLVQTRERLPRSKYQLALDAGEELPRLSRSDTRYWSDYNKMIYAPLSFNSLKNWSHDVEEPNIPCFHNLKQRRFDLFEQGREEFGLVGGDFLDDGFRLMLEQCNTLQGVNLITDLDSGWGGFSAELLEHIRDDLPKSTIFSWGFNEPDAFTDGTKRGGVANKLRSTLALRGEADLFFPLYADVNHFSNWEIGGMHCRLLDTVVSLSSQQNRENKRYMTHLVNALTDGDRSRNIVSTMNDTENDYSYHTRVRPFDKASCAEREYHEFSYCSISRSPAQEDQSSEPENKYRGVRELRTFEYSPSDTIPEQFNSDLTSTVKLAVTEKSRDLFKHWYDYTSRYIKFNDDREELKDDTMSLAAAYEHGWFDDGDSGDDDA from the coding sequence ATGCACGAGATCGTCACCGTCTCAGTGTCTCACAGGGCGAACCACTTGACGACACAGTTCTTCAATGGGCAAGAGCAGGCGCTGTACGCTGAGGACCCGCTCCGGCAGGTCGATAAAGAAGTGGTGCTCAACGGGAGTGTCGACCGGATCGCGCGGACTGTGTCCTACACGCCGCGAGCACTGTTGTGGGAGGCCTTGAACGGGTTTGGAGCGCTCGGGACGCATCAGTACGATGCTGACCCAGTGGATTACTTTGATGAACAAGGTGGAGCACGCCTCACGGCGGGCCAATTGGTCCAGACGAGGGAGAGGTTGCCACGGTCGAAGTACCAGCTGGCATTGGATGCCGGTGAGGAGCTGCCGCGGCTCAGCAGATCGGACACGAGGTACTGGTCAGACTACAACAAGATGATATACGCGCCGCTGAgcttcaattctttgaagaactggtCCCACGACGTCGAAGAACCGAACATACCGTGCTTCCATAACTTGAAACAACGGAGATTCGACCTCTTCGAGCAAGGCAGAGAGGAGTTTGGCCTCGTGGGGGGCGATTTCCTCGACGACGGGTTCCGGTTGATGCTGGAGCAGTGCAACACGTTGCAAGGTGTCAACCTCATCACCGATCTGGATAGTGGATGGGGTGGGTTTTCGGCAGAACTTCTGGAACACATCAGGGATGACTTGCCCAAATCGACCATCTTCTCCTGGGGGTTCAATGAACCGGATGCGTTCACGGATGGTACCAAGAGAGGCGGTGTCGCCAATAAATTGAGAAGTACACTAGCGTTAAGAGGTGAGGCGGACTTGTTCTTCCCCTTGTACGCTGACGTCAACCACTTTTCTAACTGGGAGATTGGGGGAATGCATTGTCGGTTGTTAGATACCGTTGTATCGCTGTCCTCCCAGCAGAACAGGGAAAATAAGAGGTACATGACACATCTGGTCAACGCTTTAACGGACGGCGACAGATCAAGAAATATCGTATCGACCATGAACGACACGGAGAATGACTACTCTTACCATACAAGGGTAAGACCCTTCGACAAAGCATCCTGCGCAGAAAGAGAATACCATGAATTCTCATACTGCTCCATCAGCAGAAGCCCAGCACAAGAGGACCAATCCTCGGAGCCTGAAAATAAGTATAGAGGTGTTCGCGAGTTAAGGACGTTTGAGTACAGCCCGTCGGACACAATCCCCGAACAGTTCAACTCAGATTTAACGAGCACAGTAAAACTTGCAGTCACGGAAAAGTCAAGAGACCTGTTTAAGCACTGGTACGACTACACGAGTAGGTACATCAAGTTCAACGACGACCGCGAAGAACTGAAAGACGATACCATGTCTCTTGCAGCAGCATACGAACACGGTTGGTTCGATGATGGAGACTCCGGCGACGATGATGCATAA
- the GAS3 gene encoding putative 1,3-beta-glucanosyltransferase (similar to Saccharomyces cerevisiae GAS3 (YMR215W); ancestral locus Anc_8.731), with protein sequence MKFSLNILLSLMAVASVEAILPIHIKNYRFIKPSSPVNNATSNEVFYVKGIDYQPGGSSAYKSDSKTDVLSDPEICARDAFVFQQLGINTVRIYSVNPDLNHDKCMTILNNAGIYVILDVNSGNYGENLNRADPNGSYNSWYLSRVFKVIDAFKNYPNLLALFAGNEVINDEKDYAEIDPPFIRAVQRDMKQYIQKHSNRTIPVGYSAANNVQLRLASFKYLQCNSLDGKKVDPVLNESRSDFFGLNTYEWCSGSSDWTSSGYDKLNSTFSDAVIPLIFSEYGCNKNLPRTFDEVTDGLYPDNGLGKLFSGGLVYEYAEEANNYGLVDIDDDDGSITYKTDFANLKDRFSKVNNTIVKEKTLSNNTIYKCDNASITKAYPGFGTNNFTIPKQPEGITNLIKWGVNGTNVGKILTNYTVPTTFNYTITDNNGKKVDAKISYNKNNTLNVLKAAEDDINDTISSSTEASSYASTTTLSSSSTVRELSSAASSSSSSSSTSSRSSRGVAAVATVPSITSGLFAFLISALL encoded by the coding sequence ATGAAGTTCTCTTTAAACATTTTGCTATCTTTGATGGCGGTGGCCTCTGTGGAGGCTATTCTGCCCATCCATATTAAAAACTACAGGTTTATCAAACCTTCTTCACCTGTTAATAATGCGACTTCGAACGAAGTGTTCTACGTGAAGGGTATTGATTATCAACCTGGTGGATCGTCTGCTTACAAATCTGACTCCAAGACGGATGTGCTCTCTGACCCTGAGATTTGTGCCAGGGACGCCTTCGTGTTCCAACAGCTCGGTATAAACACTGTCAGAATATACAGTGTCAATCCGGACTTGAACCACGACAAATGTATGactattttgaacaacgCTGGTATCTACGTCATTTTGGACGTGAACAGTGGTAACTACGGTGAAAACTTGAACCGTGCTGACCCCAACGGATCCTATAACTCATGGTACTTGTCCCGTGTCTTCAAAGTGATCGATGCGTTCAAGAATTATCCAAACTTGCTGGCTCTTTTCGCTGGTAACGAGGTGATTAACGATGAGAAGGACTACGCGGAAATAGACCCACCTTTCATCCGTGCCGTGCAGAGAGACATGAAACAGTACATCCAAAAACATTCCAACAGAACAATTCCAGTTGGTTACTCCGCCGCAAACAACGTTCAGTTGAGATTGGCCAGTTTCAAGTACTTGCAGTGTAACTCCTTGGATGGGAAGAAAGTTGATCCAGTGTTGAACGAATCAAGGTCCGATTTCTTCGGGTTGAACACTTACGAGTGGTGCTCAGGGAGCTCCGACTGGACTTCCTCCGGTTACGATAAACTGAACTCCACGTTCAGCGACGCTGTGATCCCACTGATCTTCTCCGAGTACGGTTGCAACAAAAACTTGCCAAGAACTTTCGACGAAGTTACCGATGGACTGTATCCAGACAACGGTCTAGGTAAATTGTTTTCCGGTGGGTTGGTCTACGAATACGCTGAGGAGGCCAACAACTACGGGTTGGTCGATatcgatgacgatgacggATCAATCACTTACAAAACAGATTTTGCCAACTTGAAGGATCGTTTCAGCAAAGTGAACAACACTATTGTAAAGGAAAAGACTCTTTCCAACAATACCATTTACAAGTGTGATAACGCATCTATTACCAAGGCGTACCCTGGCTTCGGCACCAACAACTTCACCATTCCAAAACAACCAGAAGGTATCACCAACTTGATTAAATGGGGTGTCAACGGGACCAACGTTGGTAAGATATTGACAAACTACACTGTTCCAACTACATTCAATTACACAATCACTGATAACAACGGTAAGAAAGTTGACGCTAAAATCTCctacaacaagaacaacactCTCAACGTGCTGAAGGCTGCTGAGGATGACATCAACGACACCATCTCTTCTTCTACTGAGGCCAGTTCTTATGCATCAACAACGACTTTGTCTTCATCCTCGACTGTTCGTGAATTGTCTTCTGCAGCatcgtcatcttcttcttcctcctccacGAGTTCGAGAAGCAGTCGTGGTGTCGCTGCTGTGGCCACGGTCCCATCAATCACCAGTGGATTATTCGCATTCCTAATATCGGCTTTGCTGTGA
- the SKY1 gene encoding serine/threonine protein kinase SKY1 (similar to Saccharomyces cerevisiae SKY1 (YMR216C); ancestral locus Anc_8.732), giving the protein MSKVHRAGNTSSSSSSSNNNSGHSSSDGGGSGREELAGKGKKHDLTFPRESVDKKKVSTKSKLSLALQNSETGSAVQVGGAKAGDGMVLDESAVEDDPGGPRAGQGLAGVDDEDDDAVTALSFMTAASTVNTRTESESDSEYSSCDEKNEESLKDYRPGGYHPAYKGEKYKECRYVLVRKLGWGHFSTVWLAKDTATGSHVAMKIVRSDKIYTEAALDEIKLLERLKCDKEDLCEGSKHILDLMDSFIHTGPNGKHIVMVFEVLGENLLALIKKYEHRGIPIIYVKQISKQLLLGLDYMHRKCGVIHTDIKPENVLMEIGDVESIVKMVTMLDKQKRDVKKLQRKLRRSETDVQKRAAPQSNGTHSHINTGPSSINSNHNRADYRSFSNNSTTNNNVTLSHSSKSAVQSIPPRRARRNTIIRGSQPLPSPLSSTNFFELKSQLLNGTSSTSSSQFPSPSKNGDTSVGSVNSSSYREYHGINEKQITHSLSSFELSNEQGHNFSENSVGNYDHSYTEQMGGVTTDADNNIIQIKIADMGNSCWYDEHYTNAIQTREYRSPEVLMGAPWGCSADIWSTACLIFELITGDFLFEPNEGHSYTKDDDHIAQVIELLGDFPPYLLSQGKNTKNFFNSKNKLRNISKLKYWPLKDVLMEKYKFNVADATQISDFLLPMLELDPRKRSDAGRLVNHPWLKDTLGMERITVGDRELYGSGSDIPGWFEEVPGHNKH; this is encoded by the coding sequence ATGTCGAAGGTGCATCGGGCTGGGAACacaagcagcagcagcagcagcagcaacaacaacagtggTCATAGTAGTAGCGATGGCGGTGGCAGTGGCCGGGAAGAGCTGGCTGGTAAGGGTAAGAAACACGATTTGACTTTTCCGCGGGAAAGCGTTGataagaagaaagtgaGCACGAAATCGAAGCTGTCGCTTGCGTTGCAGAACAGCGAGACCGGGTCTGCTGTGCAGGTCGGTGGTGCTAAGGCTGGAGACGGTATGGTTTTGGATGAAAGTGCCGTGGAGGATGACCCGGGCGGTCCCCGTGCAGGACAGGGACTCGCCGGtgtcgatgacgaggatgatgaCGCCGTTACGGCTCTGTCCTTTATGACTGCAGCGTCTACGGTCAATACACGGACTGAATCCGAGTCAGATTCAGAGTACTCGTCGTGTGATGAGAAAAACGAGGAGTCTTTGAAGGATTATAGACCCGGAGGGTACCACCCGGCATACAAGGGTGAGAAATACAAGGAATGCCGGTACGTTTTGGTGAGGAAGTTGGGCTGGGGCCATTTCTCTACGGTGTGGTTGGCCAAGGACACGGCGACAGGCTCGCATGTCGCGATGAAGATCGTGCGAAGCGATAAAATATACACCGAGGCTGCGCTCGACGAGATCAAACTGCTCGAGAGGCTCAAGTGCGATAAAGAGGACCTCTGCGAGGGGTCCAAACATATCCTGGATCTGATGGACAGTTTTATACACACGGGTCCGAACGGGAAACATATCGTTATGGTGTTTGAAGTGCTCGGTGAAAACTTGCTCGCATTGATCAAGAAGTACGAGCATCGCGGTATTCCGATAATATACGTTAAACAAATCTCGAAACAGTTACTTTTGGGTTTGGACTACATGCACAGGAAGTGTGGCGTCATTCACACGGATATAAAACCTGAAAACGTTTTGATGGAGATTGGCGACGTGGAATCCATTGTGAAAATGGTGACTATGCTTGATAAACAGAAGAGGGACGTTAAGAAATTACAGAGGAAGCTCCGCAGATCAGAAACGGATGTACAAAAGAGAGCTGCTCCACAGAGTAACGGCACACATTCTCATATTAACACGGGTCCGTCATCGATCAATTCAAACCATAATAGAGCCGATTACAGAAGCTTCAGCAACAACTCGAcgacaaacaacaacgtcACTCTGTCGCATTCCTCCAAATCGGCCGTTCAAAGTATCCCACCGCGGAGAGCGAGAAGAAACACAATAATTAGAGGGTCTCAACCTTTACCGTCCCCACTCAGTTCTACGAATTTTTTCGAACTCAAGAGTCAACTGCTTAATGGCACCTCCTCGACATCTTCGTCACAATTCCCATCGCCTTCTAAAAACGGCGATACCTCTGTTGGATCTGTGAACTCCTCGTCATACAGAGAATACCATGGTATAAACGAGAAACAAATCACACATTCCCTGTCCTCATTCGAACTCTCGAATGAACAGGGCCACAATTTCAGCGAAAACTCTGTGGGCAACTACGACCACTCGTACACAGAACAAATGGGGGGTGTCACCACAGATGCGGATAACAACATCATCCAGATCAAGATTGCCGATATGGGGAACTCCTGCTGGTATGACGAACACTACACAAACGCCATCCAAACGAGGGAGTACCGTTCCCCGGAGGTGTTAATGGGGGCACCATGGGGGTGCAGTGCAGATATATGGTCCACTGCGTGCCTTATATTCGAACTAATCACTGGTGACTTTCTGTTTGAACCAAACGAGGGCCACTCGTACACGAAGGATGATGACCACATTGCTCAAGTCATTGAACTACTGGGGGACTTCCCGCCGTACTTGTTGTCGCAGGGCAAGAACACCAagaattttttcaactcaaagaacaagttgaGGAACATCTCCAAATTGAAGTACTGGCCGTTGAAGGACGTGTTGATGGAAAAATACAAGTTCAATGTAGCAGACGCGACACAGATTTCCGATTTCTTGCTCCCCATGCTTGAGTTGGATCCGCGAAAACGCTCAGACGCCGGCAGGCTTGTCAACCACCCGTGGTTGAAGGACACCTTGGGGATGGAACGCATTACAGTAGGTGATAGAGAGCTGTATGGTAGCGGTAGCGACATCCCAGGCTGGTTCGAGGAAGTGCCGGGCCACAATAAGCATTAA
- the EFR3 gene encoding Efr3p (similar to Saccharomyces cerevisiae EFR3 (YMR212C); ancestral locus Anc_8.727) encodes MQMRFIFLPKHQRLVNQCYPPGNNITDKKSKSSETSYLLYYVNSRRSKLEKVSSYLIKKNSQDMHRRRVGNVAVTLEIMSKIVVSCKENLNVFIKDFFHIMLAILSNTNFNNDVSLLELLELTFGNICANVDSALLNGDSGFVKHYSQFVDMFFEVVQNKIHQDDLLLKCCNAISITKNLASNPQANHYIQTAVTFTLVKFQERNPKFKFESLSDPAQQNLARRLSRIQTRPMGADMEDVSEDSLEFTVLQSFFNTDETDKLTLSIRALVERLLITPNKELLAFVCNRIPVQLRYIVILLLIRQLNRVQGKDSPDVEAAPTTVLKLISSLLISDVSIIGLSVLDVLKKILQFQMDNLTRPDLVAECCATIRDLNMKSYYQGQAFDIVYEILLRLKASKPTEEAKKGILVRDVEEIIKYSSKPFSTLELLHELAPYMGNAVFGLLDLLDTQQHPSPTSFVKLFSAAKHMDDYSLRKMFVKQIFVKYGKYALLGGLSYVLEDDMEPDEMYYLYHTQAAKFLKLKDYQSQVEFKQERRELFTRADLINYYSDPGSNPYSEAGSKILLSLGHAISAATSTTELYPSNRNQMLQSQEELVEAVPVNKTNFANSLLTRDIQSDKMTKFTNNGVVGPKHSVYRLVSDDARSWKMDAARAPKVSDLKNALRSRRNGSRHPMRSSSVRGSQSVKSAVTNITFLLSELKSNIGESEREGMQDPDEEDIVGLDKIDIARAQSVKLRPPLGDKIDHRKSLMALLKEENLNDSNGTDDKTPANNNGNGDVTGSNDNEDDKFTDAEQAMVSPSNRGMMFSTA; translated from the coding sequence ATGCAGATGAGATTTATTTTCTTACCGAAGCACCAGAGACTGGTGAACCAGTGCTATCCGCCTGGGAACAACATCACAGATAAGAAGTCGAAGTCTTCTGAGACATCGTATCTTCTTTACTACGTCAATTCCAGACGGAGCAAGCTGGAGAAAGTCAGTTCGTActtgatcaagaagaactcacAAGATATGCACAGGAGACGGGTTGGGAACGTTGCTGTGACCCTTGAGATTATGAGCAAGATTGTTGTCAGTTGCAAGGAGAACTTGAACGTGTTCATTAAGGATTTCTTCCACATCATGTTGGCTATCTTGTCCAATACCAATTTTAACAACGACGTGTCTTTACTCGAGTTGCTCGAGTTGACATTTGGTAATATATGCGCAAACGTCGACAGCGCTCTTCTTAACGGGGACTCCGGGTTTGTTAAGCATTATTCTCAGTTTGTGGACATGTTCTTTGAGGTGGTCCAGAACAAAATTCACCAGGACGATCTACTGCTCAAGTGCTGCAACGCTATATCAATTACGAAGAATCTGGCAAGCAATCCGCAGGCAAACCATTACATCCAAACGGCGGTCACATTCACCCTTGTGAAGTTCCAAGAACGCAACCCGaaattcaaatttgaatcCCTGAGCGACCCTGCTCAACAAAACCTAGCTAGGAGACTCAGCAGGATCCAAACACGGCCAATGGGGGCGGATATGGAGGATGTCAGTGAAGACAGCTTAGAATTTACAGTGCTGCAATCATTTTTCAACACGGACGAGACAGACAAGCTTACGCTATCGATAAGAGCATTGGTGGAACGGTTACTGATCACTCCAAACAAAGAGCTACTCGCGTTCGTCTGTAATAGGATACCGGTTCAGTTAAGGTACATTGTAATTTTACTCCTGATTCGCCAACTGAATCGGGTGCAAGGCAAAGATTCTCCCGACGTAGAGGCAGCCCCAACAACTGTTCTGAAACTGATCTCTTCCCTGTTGATCTCGGACGTCAGTATCATTGGGTTAAGTGTACTGgacgttttgaaaaaaattctaCAGTTTCAAATGGATAACTTAACCAGACCAGATTTGGTCGCTGAGTGTTGCGCCACGATAAGAGATCTGAACATGAAATCATATTATCAAGGGCAGGCTTTTGACATTGTGTACGAAATTCTGCTCAGATTGAAGGCTTCAAAACCAACAGAGGAGGCAAAGAAGGGGATACTTGTTAGGGACGTGGAAGAAATCATCAAATATAGCTCTAAACCGTTCAGCACGCTGGAACTTCTCCACGAGCTGGCCCCCTATATGGGAAACGCAGTATTTGGGTTACTTGACCTGCTTGACACACAGCAACATCCTAGCCCTACTTCTTTTGTCAAGTTATTTTCGGCAGCCAAGCACATGGATGATTATAGTTTGCGGAAGATGTTTGTCAAGCAAATATTTGTCAAATATGGGAAGTATGCGCTCCTTGGTGGTCTCAGTTATGTGCTAGAAGATGACATGGAACCAGACGAGATGTACTACTTATATCATACTCAAGCGGCAAAGTTCCTTAAATTGAAGGATTATCAGAGTCAAGTAGAGTTTAAACAGGAGAGACGAGAACTATTCACTAGAGCAGACTTAATAAACTATTACTCTGACCCGGGATCTAACCCTTACAGTGAAGCGGGTTCCAAAATCTTACTATCTCTCGGACATGCGATATCGGCCGCCACCTCGACGACTGAGCTTTACCCTTCGAACCGTAACCAGATGTTACAATCGCAGGAAGAGCTAGTCGAGGCTGTGCCCGTCAACAAGACAAACTTCGCCAATAGTTTGTTGACAAGAGACATACAATCAGATAAAATGACCAAATTTACTAACAACGGGGTTGTTGGTCCAAAGCACAGTGTATACCGACTCGTTTCGGACGACGCAAGATCATGGAAGATGGATGCGGCAAGAGCACCAAAGGTTAGCGATCTGAAAAACGCTTTGAGATCCAGGAGGAACGGTTCAAGGCACCCTATGAGGAGCTCGTCTGTGCGTGGCTCACAGTCGGTGAAATCGGCTGTCACTAACATTACCTTTTTGTTGAGCGAGTTGAAGAGCAACATAGGTGAGAGTGAGAGGGAAGGTATGCAAGACCCTGATGAGGAAGACATTGTTGGGCTGGATAAGATAGACATCGCTAGGGCGCAATCTGTGAAACTAAGACCTCCCTTGGGGGATAAGATCGACCATCGGAAATCTCTAATGGCCTTGCTCAAGGAGGAAAACTTGAATGATTCAAATGGAACCGACGACAAGACTCCCGCCAATAACAATGGTAATGGTGACGTTACGGGCAGCAATGATAATGAGGATGATAAGTTTACAGACGCCGAGCAGGCGATGGTGTCTCCGAGCAACAGAGGAATGATGTTTTCCACGGCATGA